In Xenopus laevis strain J_2021 chromosome 2S, Xenopus_laevis_v10.1, whole genome shotgun sequence, a genomic segment contains:
- the klhl15.S gene encoding kelch like family member 15 S homeolog, with product MAGEVEGYSSSIHGSSVSAGFRALYEEGLLVDVTLVIEEHQFQAHKALLATQSDYFRIMFTADMRERDQDKIYLKGLTATGFSHVLQFMYYGNIDLSMATVHEILQAAMYVQLTEVVKFCCSFLMAKICLDNCAEVMRLLDDFSVDIEGVREKLDSFLLENFVPLMSRPDFLSYLSFEKLKSYLDNDRLSRFPEIELYEAVQAWLRHDRRRWRHTDTIIQNIRFCLMTPANVYEKVGENI from the coding sequence ATGGCTGGGGAGGTGGAGGGGTACTCTTCCTCAATTCATGGCTCCAGTGTCTCTGCTGGCTTCAGGGCACTGTATGAAGAAGGCCTTTTGGTTGATGTCACCCTCGTCATAGAAGAGCATCAATTCCAAGCACACAAAGCTTTGCTGGCGACACAGAGTGACTATTTCCGTATTATGTTTACCGCTGACATGCGTGAGCGTGACCAGGACAAGATCTACCTGAAAGGATTAACTGCGACTGGTTTCAGCCACGTGCTTCAGTTTATGTATTATGGGAATATTGACCTCAGCATGGCCACAGTCCACGAGATCCTGCAAGCTGCTATGTACGTGCAACTGACTGAAGTAGTGAAATTCTGCTGCTCTTTCCTCATGGCTAAAATCTGTCTGGACAACTGTGCTGAGGTCATGAGGCTACTGGATGATTTCAGTGTCGACATAGAGGGTGTCAGGGAAAAGTTGGACTCCTTCTTGCTAGAGAACTTTGTACCACTCATGTCCAGGCCTGACTTCCTCTCTTATTTGAGCTTTGAGAAGCTTAAGAGCTACTTGGATAATGACCGCCTAAGCAGGTTTCCTGAGATAGAGCTGTATGAAGCTGTTCAGGCTTGGTTGCGGCATGATAGGAGACGCTGGAGGCACACTGATACCATTATTCAGAACATCAGGTTTTGTTTGATGACACCAGCTAATGTCTATGAGAAGGTTG